In one window of Leptospira sp. GIMC2001 DNA:
- the gabT gene encoding 4-aminobutyrate--2-oxoglutarate transaminase, giving the protein MKHIQIKTAIPGPKSIALMDERKKQVARGPFHTTPIFIERANGAKVWDVDGNQLLDFASGIGVVNTGHTPPEVVEAIRKQAGLNIHSSINVLAYEGYVELSKKLNALVPGDYPKKTFLCNSGAEAVENAIKIARSFTKRQAVICFDHAYHGRTYMAMSLTSKVKFYKHGFAPFNPEVYRAPFPYEYRCGSCNGQCPNQSNGNSKCEPCFKAFEHLVNSQVGAENVAAVILEPVLGEGGFIPVPKEYMQALRKFCTDNGILLILDEIQSGFGRTGKMFAAEHYDIAPDLMIMAKGLGGGMPIAAVTGRAEVMDAPPEGGIGGTYCGNPVACASALAVISIFEKDKSALLRQAVDVGIIIRNSFEKWKTIYPIIGDVRGLGPMLALEFVKDRITKEPDKEFTSQLSKFCYENGVVTITAGTFGNVLRILVPLMISTEELQEGLEVIEKGIQFLSAAKV; this is encoded by the coding sequence TTGAAACATATTCAAATCAAAACAGCAATCCCCGGTCCTAAATCTATTGCCTTAATGGATGAAAGGAAAAAGCAAGTTGCACGGGGACCTTTTCATACAACTCCAATTTTTATAGAAAGGGCAAATGGTGCTAAGGTCTGGGATGTAGATGGCAATCAGCTCTTAGATTTTGCATCCGGAATTGGAGTCGTGAATACGGGGCATACGCCTCCAGAAGTAGTCGAGGCGATACGCAAACAAGCTGGACTCAATATCCATTCAAGTATCAATGTCCTTGCCTATGAAGGATATGTGGAATTATCGAAAAAACTCAATGCCCTCGTTCCTGGTGATTACCCGAAGAAAACTTTCTTGTGCAACAGTGGAGCTGAGGCAGTAGAAAATGCCATTAAGATCGCAAGGTCATTTACCAAGAGACAAGCAGTAATTTGTTTTGACCATGCTTATCATGGAAGAACCTATATGGCAATGTCATTGACTTCAAAAGTAAAATTCTACAAACATGGTTTTGCCCCTTTCAATCCCGAAGTCTACCGAGCACCATTTCCATATGAATACCGATGTGGTTCTTGCAATGGTCAATGCCCGAATCAATCGAATGGTAATTCAAAATGCGAACCTTGCTTTAAAGCATTTGAACACCTAGTGAATAGTCAAGTTGGAGCTGAGAATGTTGCTGCAGTGATCTTGGAACCAGTTTTGGGTGAAGGCGGATTTATTCCTGTTCCTAAGGAATATATGCAAGCACTCAGGAAATTTTGTACTGACAATGGAATTCTATTGATACTTGACGAAATCCAATCAGGATTCGGACGAACTGGCAAAATGTTCGCTGCAGAGCATTATGATATAGCTCCCGATTTAATGATCATGGCAAAAGGTCTCGGAGGAGGAATGCCAATTGCGGCGGTAACTGGAAGAGCAGAGGTCATGGACGCTCCTCCAGAAGGCGGAATCGGTGGCACCTATTGCGGTAACCCAGTTGCTTGTGCTAGTGCCCTCGCAGTGATCTCAATTTTTGAAAAAGATAAGTCAGCACTTCTCAGACAAGCTGTGGATGTCGGAATAATCATTCGTAATAGTTTTGAGAAATGGAAAACGATTTATCCGATTATTGGAGACGTAAGAGGTCTTGGTCCAATGCTCGCCTTAGAATTTGTAAAAGATAGAATCACAAAAGAGCCTGATAAGGAATTCACTTCTCAATTATCTAAATTCTGTTATGAAAATGGAGTTGTAACAATTACAGCTGGAACTTTTGGAAATGTTCTTAGAATTCTCGTGCCATTAATGATCTCTACCGAAGAACTTCAAGAAGGGTTGGAAGTTATTGAAAAAGGGATTCAATTTCTTTCGGCGGCGAAAGTATGA
- a CDS encoding TetR/AcrR family transcriptional regulator, with protein MAEIFGTNDKILQVAKKLFAEKGYKSVTTREIADQLGINISTFHYHTGGKGNLYKSVIESLYEIEHRALYEPIKEFDPKNFGDRAKVKSAIIMGLQAFVQEMLKDPNRAHLYVRRWLEWPDEFMDYEVKLTIEIFRPFEEFLEEAANHGSVRGIDVSIFLRSFLWMVYGYFITGIIDWKKWVSDPLKKKNLEAFQIYLDDFIESMLFRDNSNRAIIAKKKPRNKLIRK; from the coding sequence ATGGCTGAAATATTCGGAACAAATGACAAAATTCTGCAAGTTGCAAAAAAACTTTTTGCGGAAAAAGGTTATAAATCCGTTACAACAAGGGAAATTGCAGACCAATTAGGAATCAATATTTCCACATTCCACTACCATACTGGCGGTAAGGGGAATCTTTATAAATCGGTAATCGAGAGTCTGTATGAGATAGAACATAGAGCACTCTATGAACCGATTAAAGAATTCGATCCTAAGAACTTTGGTGATCGAGCCAAAGTTAAGTCCGCTATAATAATGGGCTTACAAGCATTTGTGCAAGAAATGTTAAAAGATCCAAATCGTGCCCACTTATATGTTCGCCGATGGTTAGAATGGCCTGACGAATTCATGGATTATGAAGTTAAGCTAACCATCGAGATATTTCGACCATTTGAAGAATTCTTGGAAGAAGCAGCTAACCACGGATCTGTGAGAGGGATAGATGTATCTATTTTTCTAAGATCGTTTCTTTGGATGGTCTATGGCTATTTTATAACCGGAATTATTGATTGGAAGAAATGGGTTTCCGATCCTCTCAAGAAGAAAAACTTGGAAGCTTTTCAAATATATTTAGATGATTTCATTGAATCGATGTTATTTAGAGATAATTCGAACAGAGCAATTATTGCGAAAAAGAAACCTAGAAATAAACTCATTCGTAAATAA
- a CDS encoding aldehyde dehydrogenase family protein, whose protein sequence is MIQYRNFIDGQWIESKEVHVIKNPWNDEVVSQCAIANEKDIELCLEASKNARVPFSHTSRFLRSKLLSRMVELIQDHKDSIVESIILEAGKPITLADGEFARCINTFKTAIDESTRFTGEIYPMDIDSGGRAFETAKTEFFPKGVILAITPFNFPLNLVAHKIAPAFAVGAPVILKPAPQAPGASFILADIFQKALQSVNNEFGTKEEQIPEAAFQVLFCNNELAEKMVKDSRISIISFTGSASVGWKIQELGIKKKVLLELGGNAGVIVCEDSDWKFAAERIAFGSVSYAGQSCISVQRIYVDAKIYDNFRTQLLLEFKKVKTGDPTKKEILVGPLIDRKASERIVSWIQEAKSLGCNVLLGGTLDDKVLPPTLLENVALDAKISQEEVFGPVAILEKIENLEEGIAKLNNSKYGLHAGIFTNNLNKMNHAFKDLEVGGLIVNEVPTFRADHMPYGGVKESGLGREGVRYAMEDFCERKTLVVKKA, encoded by the coding sequence ATGATTCAATATAGAAACTTTATCGATGGACAATGGATCGAATCCAAAGAAGTTCATGTTATTAAGAATCCATGGAATGATGAAGTTGTTTCCCAATGCGCCATAGCCAATGAGAAAGATATCGAGTTATGCTTAGAAGCATCAAAGAATGCAAGAGTACCTTTCTCGCATACAAGTAGATTTCTACGATCCAAATTATTGAGTCGAATGGTAGAATTGATTCAAGATCATAAGGATTCGATTGTAGAATCTATTATTTTGGAAGCTGGAAAACCAATTACATTGGCTGATGGAGAATTTGCTCGATGTATCAATACATTTAAAACTGCTATCGATGAATCCACAAGGTTTACAGGCGAGATTTATCCAATGGATATAGATTCAGGAGGTAGAGCTTTTGAAACAGCAAAAACAGAATTTTTTCCTAAAGGTGTTATATTAGCTATAACACCTTTTAACTTTCCATTGAATCTCGTTGCTCATAAAATTGCACCAGCCTTTGCAGTAGGGGCTCCGGTAATTCTTAAACCAGCTCCTCAAGCACCAGGGGCATCCTTTATTCTGGCTGATATTTTTCAAAAAGCTTTACAGTCTGTAAATAACGAATTTGGGACGAAAGAAGAGCAAATTCCAGAAGCTGCTTTTCAAGTTTTATTCTGTAATAATGAACTAGCAGAAAAAATGGTTAAAGACAGTCGCATATCAATCATTAGCTTTACTGGTTCAGCATCAGTAGGATGGAAAATTCAAGAATTAGGTATAAAGAAGAAGGTATTGCTTGAGTTAGGTGGCAATGCTGGTGTTATTGTATGTGAAGATAGTGATTGGAAATTTGCTGCAGAAAGAATAGCTTTTGGATCTGTTTCTTACGCTGGGCAATCTTGTATTTCCGTTCAAAGAATCTATGTTGATGCGAAAATTTATGATAATTTTCGGACTCAGCTTTTGCTTGAATTTAAAAAAGTTAAGACTGGCGATCCTACAAAAAAAGAAATTCTAGTTGGACCGTTGATCGACCGTAAAGCATCCGAACGAATAGTATCTTGGATTCAAGAAGCCAAAAGCTTAGGATGCAATGTTTTGCTGGGAGGAACTCTTGATGATAAAGTCCTTCCTCCGACCCTCCTGGAAAACGTAGCCCTCGATGCCAAAATCTCGCAAGAAGAAGTTTTTGGTCCGGTTGCTATTTTGGAAAAGATTGAGAATTTGGAGGAAGGTATAGCGAAACTGAACAATTCAAAGTACGGATTGCACGCTGGAATTTTCACCAACAATCTAAACAAAATGAACCACGCCTTCAAAGATTTGGAAGTGGGAGGTCTTATTGTGAATGAAGTTCCTACTTTTCGAGCAGACCATATGCCTTATGGAGGCGTAAAGGAATCTGGTTTAGGTCGCGAAGGAGTACGCTATGCAATGGAAGATTTCTGTGAAAGGAAAACTTTGGTCGTGAAGAAAGCGTAA
- a CDS encoding aldehyde dehydrogenase family protein has translation MLEKKMLINGEWVAAKSGKTREIIDPASGEILAIVPESDSEDAKLAIAAARKAFDQGTWRSTPAQARGKLLFKVAQAIMDKFEMFVELEVKDCGKPRREAEFDVNDAANCFEYYGGLATKIHGHTMQTPDGSVSMIVREPIGVCGQIVPWNYPLLMSTWKLAPALAAGNCVILKPSELTPLSALELGKIFTEVGFPPGVVNIITGPGAGAGEELSTNPHVDKVAFTGGTVTGRKVMGNATQNIKNITLELGGKNPILVFEDCNFESAVDWTLFAAFANQGEVCSAGSRLLVQKSIHRKFVDELVKRVPRIKLGHGLKDGVVMGPLVSSAHRDKVESYIQIGIKEGAKLLCGGKRPSGSEYEKGNFVEPTIFDNVDPKMRIAQEEIFGPVLAVIPFETEEEAIALANDTEYGLAAGVFTSNLTRGHRVINQLRAGITWINNYHPTYNEMPWGGYKQSGIGRELGLFGIEAYLETKQINIWMDDNPVGWY, from the coding sequence ATGTTAGAAAAAAAAATGTTGATCAACGGAGAGTGGGTCGCCGCTAAATCAGGTAAGACTCGTGAGATTATCGATCCGGCCAGTGGAGAAATTCTTGCAATAGTACCAGAATCAGATTCTGAAGATGCCAAATTGGCTATTGCTGCAGCCAGGAAAGCATTTGATCAGGGAACTTGGCGTTCAACTCCTGCACAAGCAAGAGGCAAACTACTATTTAAAGTTGCCCAAGCAATTATGGACAAGTTCGAAATGTTTGTTGAGCTTGAAGTGAAAGACTGTGGCAAGCCTCGACGGGAAGCTGAATTTGATGTAAATGATGCTGCTAATTGTTTCGAGTATTATGGTGGCTTAGCAACAAAAATTCACGGACATACAATGCAAACTCCAGATGGATCGGTTAGCATGATAGTCCGAGAGCCAATAGGAGTATGCGGACAAATTGTTCCTTGGAACTACCCGTTACTCATGTCAACATGGAAACTTGCTCCTGCACTTGCAGCAGGCAATTGTGTTATTCTTAAACCATCCGAACTCACACCTCTCTCAGCACTCGAACTAGGTAAAATTTTTACCGAAGTTGGATTTCCTCCAGGAGTTGTGAACATCATCACAGGTCCTGGTGCAGGAGCAGGTGAAGAATTATCTACTAATCCTCATGTAGATAAAGTTGCTTTCACTGGAGGCACAGTTACAGGTAGAAAAGTAATGGGCAACGCGACACAGAACATCAAAAACATTACTTTGGAATTAGGTGGCAAGAACCCTATTCTTGTTTTTGAAGACTGCAATTTTGAATCGGCTGTCGATTGGACACTATTCGCTGCCTTCGCCAACCAGGGAGAAGTCTGTTCAGCTGGATCTAGGTTACTGGTTCAAAAGTCAATTCACAGAAAGTTTGTAGATGAACTAGTGAAAAGGGTTCCTCGAATTAAGCTCGGACATGGCTTAAAAGATGGCGTAGTAATGGGTCCTTTGGTGTCATCTGCCCATAGAGACAAAGTTGAATCGTATATTCAGATTGGAATCAAGGAAGGAGCAAAACTTCTTTGTGGTGGCAAAAGACCAAGTGGTTCTGAATATGAAAAAGGTAATTTTGTTGAACCAACAATATTTGATAATGTTGATCCAAAAATGCGCATTGCTCAAGAGGAAATATTTGGACCAGTCTTAGCTGTAATTCCATTTGAGACGGAAGAAGAAGCGATTGCCCTTGCAAATGATACAGAGTATGGATTGGCAGCTGGAGTTTTTACTTCGAACTTAACGCGCGGGCATAGAGTGATCAACCAACTTCGAGCTGGCATAACATGGATCAATAACTACCATCCAACTTATAATGAGATGCCTTGGGGTGGTTACAAACAGTCTGGCATTGGTCGTGAGCTTGGTCTTTTTGGGATTGAAGCGTATCTAGAAACTAAGCAAATCAATATATGGATGGATGATAATCCAGTAGGTTGGTATTAA
- a CDS encoding ABC transporter substrate-binding protein produces MRNLYILLITMLALFAVHCGEKKAGEKLTSVGSGEGEVSIVAWPGYIERGETDKNFDWVTSFEKETGCKVTIKTAATSDEMVALMNEGGFDLVTASGDASLRLIRGGQVQEVNLDLIPSWSKVDDRLKNAPWHTVDGVHYGVPYQWGANVLMYNTKVFKEAPKSWSVVFKEGKFPDGKSNKNRVQGFDGPIYIADAALYLMYNDKSLGIKNPYELDEKQFKAAADVLREQRKIVPKYWHDAFVQIADFKTEGFVASSSWPFQVNLLKADNAPIASVIPVEGATGWADTTMLHVKAPHPNCAYKWMEHSLSPKLQGDLAAWFGSVPSNLEACKGNALLTDEGCKTNGLDNFEKIWFWRTPESNCGSGKTCVPYHKWVTEMISIISGR; encoded by the coding sequence ATGAGAAACTTATACATACTACTGATAACAATGTTAGCGTTATTCGCTGTACATTGCGGTGAGAAAAAAGCTGGGGAGAAATTAACCTCGGTTGGTTCGGGAGAAGGTGAGGTATCAATCGTTGCATGGCCGGGTTATATTGAACGCGGTGAGACGGATAAAAATTTTGACTGGGTAACAAGTTTCGAGAAAGAAACTGGTTGTAAAGTTACCATCAAAACAGCTGCAACTTCCGACGAAATGGTTGCGCTTATGAATGAAGGTGGCTTCGATTTGGTCACAGCTTCGGGAGATGCTTCTCTTCGATTGATTCGCGGAGGTCAAGTTCAGGAAGTTAATCTAGACCTAATTCCAAGTTGGAGCAAAGTTGATGATCGTCTCAAGAACGCTCCTTGGCATACAGTTGATGGTGTTCATTACGGCGTACCTTATCAATGGGGTGCCAATGTTCTGATGTACAATACAAAGGTTTTCAAGGAAGCTCCTAAATCTTGGAGTGTTGTTTTCAAAGAAGGAAAATTCCCAGACGGTAAGTCCAATAAAAATCGCGTTCAAGGTTTTGACGGTCCGATTTATATTGCTGATGCAGCCTTATATTTAATGTACAACGATAAGTCTTTGGGTATTAAAAACCCTTATGAATTAGATGAAAAGCAATTCAAAGCAGCAGCTGATGTGTTAAGAGAACAAAGAAAAATCGTTCCAAAGTATTGGCATGATGCTTTTGTTCAGATAGCAGATTTCAAAACAGAAGGTTTCGTTGCATCATCATCTTGGCCTTTTCAAGTAAATCTTCTCAAGGCTGATAATGCTCCGATTGCTTCCGTAATTCCAGTCGAAGGAGCAACAGGTTGGGCGGACACAACAATGCTACATGTGAAAGCACCGCATCCAAATTGTGCATACAAATGGATGGAGCATTCATTAAGTCCAAAATTGCAAGGAGATCTAGCAGCTTGGTTTGGTTCGGTTCCTTCGAACCTAGAGGCTTGTAAAGGAAATGCTTTGCTAACTGACGAAGGATGTAAAACCAACGGTTTAGATAACTTTGAGAAAATTTGGTTCTGGAGAACACCAGAATCTAATTGTGGTTCAGGCAAAACTTGTGTTCCTTATCACAAGTGGGTGACTGAGATGATCTCAATCATAAGCGGAAGATAG